The Xiphias gladius isolate SHS-SW01 ecotype Sanya breed wild chromosome 17, ASM1685928v1, whole genome shotgun sequence genome includes the window atttaaaaaaaacaaaaaaaacaaaacttcgTATTTCAGGTAACTAGATTCCAGCTAATTTGGTGGCATATCAATTAATGTATAAAGTAACTGTTAGTTAACATCCATTAACTGATGATCTATTAAGTGTTAACGAAGCACACAAAGTCATAGTGACTTGATCATTCATTAATGGTGAGCAACAGGAATTCTTGAGACATTtgacacatttattaaaaagtggGAGTATTTGACATcttgggaaatacgcttattcgtTTTCTTGCCAAGGGTTTGGTGAGAAAACCCAATACCACTCCcgtgtctgtacggtaaatacGAAGCTAAGCCGACTGAACTGAATTTTCATTCTCACAGTTAACACTGCCTTGTATTTGTATATAAAGaaaggtgacaaattaaaggaaaaaccaacataaactgtctgaggtgttgggccaccacaagcCCCCCCAGCTTCAATACGCCTTGGCTTTGATTCTACAAGTATCTGGAATCTTACGGGAAATTCAACTCGGTTCAGATAAAATAAACCCGAttaaaggtccacttactatCTTATTTCAGGGCTTTCGGCCGAATGGAACTTGGTCAGGTGTTGACACATGACCAACCTTCCACACTTAGGTCACCTGAGCCCACTGTAGCTGACAGTCTGCACACAGAACTCTGCTAGCTCTATTTACTGGCAATGAGTTGTATTTGAAAGCTCTTAAAAAGATAGTAAACGGACCTTGGGATTATACTGTCTCATATACATTTCTGATATCTCCAAATCCAAGTCAACCAGGATTGTAATTATGGAGAGACAGGTTAATCGGGTTTGGTCGTCTCCACTCACCTGCCCCAGAGCCAGGCTGAATCCAGGTCTCGCAGTCTCTCGTGTGTGCGCCAGTCCATCCACCAGCCTCTTAAAGGTGTATTCCAACTCATCGGCCTGTAGTACACAGAGAGCACCAGGCCATGATACACAGCTGCTGCGTACAGTGAAGCCTCTTTTCTTTTGGTCACACTTATTATACACTTACATACTGCGTATTTTCTGTAACATAGAATTTTCTATagggccccaaaagccccaggtttactctGCTCTATTTCAGTCTAGGTAGTTTAAATCATTGCAAATTTGTTacaaatttgcaccactgaagtagagggtcctccatcctccatcttgtggccctgGTCTTGAAGAGGGACGCTGTGTATCATATGTCAACATAAAGGGACCCCATtgagctcatttgttgtaaagttgtgttaCGTGAGATTGTTTACGCAGTTACTTGCTCAGTAATTAATACACAGAAAACCTTATATTATTCCATCATAGGAGAACTCTGAGGCTTATTAATATGtctggcaattattttctttaataattgattgattgtccagtttataaaatagtgaaaaatgccaatcactATTCCCTTAAGCCCCACATCTTCATCCATATTATCCCACCAACAGTTgtagaaaactgggaaaatagcaaatattcacatttgacaagctggaaccagtgaatgtttggcatttttgcttaataaatgacttaaaccaTTAATCAGTTACCCAAATTGTTGCCATTaaatttctgtcaatcaacaaatcatttcagttttagagTCCTGtttggtttctgggtgcctgAGGAAACAATCAAACTGCCACTAACAGTGGGGGTCAACATGGGCCCTGGTGGAGGTTAATGTCAGAGAGAAACAATGTCCTTTATATTCCACTACATCTATTtcacagctgtagttactagttacttcgTATAAATCATTTTACATAGAAACCTTATGGTGGGCTTGTAAAATATGACACGTGTTATAGATGAAAGAAGCCAAAAGAACATGAAGCGGTAGGAAATGAGCTCCATCTCAACCAGGCACGACATTAAAGTTCTGTTTACGTGTTTATACACTAATAATAATGGTtcaataatataacaatataacacTCACAGGGCCCATTGTACATAATATTAATAGAATACTAAtagagtacttttacttctaatggactgttactcaagtaaaaatttgaactaggacaagttttttttttgtgtagtaCTGTTATTTTCACATAATAATTTGTATACTTCTCCCACCATTGCTgacactactactactagtagtaATAACACTACTGCCCCAGCCTCTGTCCAGCAGAACCATGCTGGTTTTACAGTGACAGTGGTCTGCCTCACCTTGTTGTTGGCTTTCAGGTACTGGATGAGGTTTTCCACCGCCTTCAGCCTGACCTCCTGGTCCGGTTTGGCCAGGTCCCAGAAGAAGTCGAGGAAGACGCGGTTCTGCTGCAGGATCCCGGCAGCCGGCCGGACCGGCTCCGAGGCTTTTACTGAGAGCTCCACCATCTCTACGGACATCTCCCGACACAGCCACAACTAGATGCCCATGCTGCCGCCGCAGGAGGAAAACGTGCCGCACTGCACAGACACTGCTTCCGGGTCaacggggtttttttttttttttaacaaccaCCAGAAACTTTATTGAACATCCCAAAACAGGAGGATATCAGCAGACAGCTCTAGTCTTTTAACAGGAAGCTCAGGCAATATAATAATccaatgaataatttattttatcagttCTTTATAATCTTCCAGTAGAAAGacagctttttgtttgtttttctgttactgtggtTGTTAAAGGATGCATGCAGATGTTTTACACCAACTGAACAAAGTCACCGGGTGAAGTTGTAGTTTTCCCATTCATGAATGTTATTTCCCACAGAAGCATCTGTTGCTGCTAAAAACCTAAAACCAGCACTATGCATTCAgagatttcttttttactgaACTAGCTAATAAAGTTaataaagaaatgttaacaAAGAGGATTTTTGTGTACCTTTAGCTTTCCCTTAGCACCAcctccattttcacatttaaacgAAATATTAAAGCTTTAAAAGAGATGATTCCCATAAAATTTACTTGGCAAATTCATGCTGCGACAGCGAGATGAGTAATTTTGACTGTAATGGCCACATGTCCTCTTTTGGTAGTGCCACCCTCAGGGTAAACGTCATCCTTTTAACCCCCCTACAGGTAACAATAGGTCTGAGAATAGCAAAGTAGTCACACGGTTGTCCATTCCATCCAGTAATCATCCTGCAAAAATTATATATCATGAAAAATTCATCCGTGCATGTTAAGTAACGCACACTGGATATTTTAACTTTCATGTTTTAAGCTACCTGAGAAAAACTTAACTGAATTTGGAATAtttaagacacacacaagaaaaaaaacaactcttaaATAACAATTTGCATCTTATATGGTctttccacataaaaaaaagtttaattatctcattaaacattttttttaaattacatttaatccTATTCTCTTATTATAAAACCCCAGAATCTAGGAAtatgcagatttgttttgtttcaaaagtttaactgccGGACACAAGATGTCTAGTCCATTCTCAGTTTGTGCACTGgaggcttcaagtttccacGGCACGCTTCTATAATAAGGTGCATACTGGACCACGGCTGGCTGTCAAACTAAATGTAATGTCGCAAAATCATCTTGTACGTGCATGTCACAGACTGAGGTTTAAGTGAgatttttgagtggagggggactttAAATTGAAGCTGCAGAAGACATAAGAAATCATACATAAAACATTACAGTGCAttaaacagtaaagaaaaagatCAGAACTCGtaccatttatttttccataaaaagATACTCTTTATTAAAACTGCATGCAAATTCCATTTATCCCAGACCGGATCATTTAATGGCAGAGGGAGAGTTGAGGTTGCAAAAAAGATCAGCAGTAAGAGTCTGACACGATCACTATCAGAGTGTGGTTTCCTTAGGGCTCCTTCAGTCGACAGGACCAGCCAGCACAGTGTCCAGGGCACTCTGAGCCTCCTttatctgctgctgcagtctcTGCTTCATGGCTTCATTCTGGGCTTTCTTCAGCATGTCCTGCATGTCTCTGATGGCTGCCCGGTAGCCCGGGGCGTTGTGAAACACTCGGATGGCCTTGTCGCCGCTGCACACCAAGAAGCGCCCGCTAATGTCAAATCTGAGGTCGTTGATCTCCTCGCTGTGGACGCCGTGcatttcctcctccagctggcCGCTGGCAGCGTTGTACAAAGCAACGTTACAGCCGTCACTGATGGCCACCACCCGGCCGTCAGGAGACAAGGTCACCAGGCTACCTTCAGATGACGCACAGGGGACTGTCTTCAGGAGGTAGGGATCTTGCTGCTTTTTGTACTCCACATCTGTGTTCCACAGCTTCCATGTACCGTCTTTGGAGACGGTCACCAttctgatattaaaaaaaaaaaaaaaaaaaaagcaaagaaaagaaaacaattacacAGCAGTAATAGCTGCATATTATAAACAACAGATGCCGGACAGCAAATCTATCAAACAATAGGTCTGTCAGCACTTCggaagctcactaattaatatgttatagctcatttgtttaattcCGTGGTTTTACGGGAGTTAggtgctggactatttcttggcagaGGGTAGCAACTTTCTAGAGTCCTGTGATTATCTTCAGGTTGCCAGGAAACCACTAGGAACTCCACCTAACCCCTGgtaaaaccacaacatattgtctttacactttggtttttgtatgtcAGTTATGAGGCTTAAGGTGCTGGTAGATGTAATTTTCTACAttggacagagacaggctaACAGTTTCCTTGTTTCAAGACTTAATGCTAAGCAAAGTTCATCGGCTGCTGaatctctctttttatttagtggtatcaatcttctcatctaactctcatcaagaaagcaaattaaacgcatttcccaaaatgccaaactattcctttaaattccTTTGTAGTCAGAAAAGCCTTTGTTACCTGTGAGAGTTATTGGAAAAGGCGAATGAGTGAACTCCTGCAGAGTGGCCCTTCAGGTCAAAAGCTCGCGTCACCTCTCTGAATTCTCCTCCCTTCCCAAAGCAAACCTCCCACACCTTCACGTCAGGGGTGAAGCCACATGACGCCACAAACCTGAGCACAGAGACGAAGAGCACACACAATTACAGCTCCACAAAGTATCACTTTGCAgacatctgttttcacttttaaagtCTTCTTCTGTTGATCAGAGTCAAAAAAGCCACATTAAATCTACTTTGAATCAATGTTGTAAGACAATTAAACATAACTTACAAGGGGGgtgaatactgtatgttttctagGTACTATAAATCTGAGAGAGCTCCCTTTTGGTCTTTCGAGTGAAAggtttgcagtgatggaggggGTGGGACTGACCTGCCACACGGAGAGATGGCAGCATAAGAATTGGTCATCTGGTTAGTGTTGATAGAGGCCAGTATGTCTCCTTTCAGATCCCAGATGTGGATGCTGGTGTCGGTGGAGGCGCTCATGATGAACTTGCCTGCAGAGCGGAAACACGGGATTAGCACTACATGAATTTTAGACTGGTGACAAACTACAAGACCTGTGAAATCTAATCTAAGGAGACTGAACGCACCTTTCTTCACACAAACtgattttaaagacattttctttcttaGCAGTAATTCTACTCGTGTGAAACTACAGTCACCTTTGGCGTTGGGCAGACAGGATATCAGTCAAGGGCATTTTGTTGCTTGTCGCAGACTCATCAAATACAAGCCTGAAGGCTGCTACAACTTCTGCACAGCTTCATCCACACAGTAAGGAAGCACTGGGTGCAGTGGTGTCATGCAGTGCGTTTACATGCCCTTAAGTAACCAGGTTACTGTGACCCGATTTCTTAAAGGCATGTATACAAGGTACAAGGAGGATGAAAGGAAAGATTACTACATGTATCCTCATGTACATAATGACTGCATTCAAAGTCCAACAAAAAGTCTGTTTCCACAGCTGAACATTTAACTATTTGTAAAATTCAGACAAATTCGTGCCGTGAGCAAAAGCTGCGCTCTCACTATACTGTCAGTCCCCTAACACACAGtcaaaaatctgttaaagtaAGTTTGTAATGTTTCCAAGATAAAGTCGGGGCTGGGAAAGAAATCTGATCACTTGCCTGCTGCATGTATAAGTGGATTTACAGGAACAAGGTCCAGTAACATGTTCTCTGATTACCTGTGTAACCTGGCTTCTCTGAGTAAGCCGATTTCTTGGGCgtatataaacaaactgaatattCGAATGAGGGATGGACAAATCTTCTAATGTTtactaataattaaaaaaaaaatttaagttcTCGACTAGCAAGCAACAGAGAAGGGAGCAAGCAGGGACAGGAATCCAACGTAACTTTATTTGCCAATTGATTCAGGATTCAGTGCTGTTTCTACAGTAGAAATGATAAACCATCAAACACGTTGcagtaaatcacaaaaaacaaaacaagagtctttgctgctgctttgtTATTGCTTCTCAAACAAAGCTGTCACATTTCAATAATCTTCAAAGACATTCAGATACAGCAGAAACGCAAACAAGAATATGCAAAAgggtattattttttttgtcatatttccAGTGCAGGAACTTTTCAACAGAAACCAAACTAAGGAACATTACCTGTGCTTCATCCGAAGGAACAAGCATCAAAATATTATTCCTCTAGGAGTTATGCTCTAGGAGTAGCACTTTCTGATGGCCCAGAAACTTCCAGGGCagaatttgccaaaaaaaaaaaaaaaaaaaaaaatactactactTGTGTACAGCTTCATTCACACGGTGAACAACTCCGGGTTCCACTACTATCAATACTTGTACAAGGACTTTTGTAATCtttactgatgtttaaaaaaaatgttgtcagctATATGATTCATCTAAGCAAACCATGTAcccacactaaaaaaaaaaaaaaactcctattTTCAAACAGGACTTTAAGACATTTCATGTGTTCTGTACCTGTCTCGGCAATGCCAATGTTGAGGATGGgtgctttgtgtttctgtgggaaGTCCTCAGCGTTAGCTTTGAAGCTTAAAGTGCCGTCATCCTTCTTGATCATTTTGAAGATTCGAATGG containing:
- the tbl2 gene encoding transducin beta-like protein 2, which gives rise to MRRASVVWYPSSGPLAVRNTWQQAFDMEASALVALTLLLGALVILVALAVGRRKEEIREETEQAAEFAAEGSVVKGAASKKQKQDKQRSRKDKASQHSFSHPLLAASLKGHSGNVTCLDFSSNGKYLASCADDRTVRIWSTKDFLEREHKCLRANVELDHATLVRFSPDSRAFITWLANGDAIRIFKMIKKDDGTLSFKANAEDFPQKHKAPILNIGIAETGKFIMSASTDTSIHIWDLKGDILASINTNQMTNSYAAISPCGRFVASCGFTPDVKVWEVCFGKGGEFREVTRAFDLKGHSAGVHSFAFSNNSHRMVTVSKDGTWKLWNTDVEYKKQQDPYLLKTVPCASSEGSLVTLSPDGRVVAISDGCNVALYNAASGQLEEEMHGVHSEEINDLRFDISGRFLVCSGDKAIRVFHNAPGYRAAIRDMQDMLKKAQNEAMKQRLQQQIKEAQSALDTVLAGPVD